A genomic region of Miscanthus floridulus cultivar M001 chromosome 3, ASM1932011v1, whole genome shotgun sequence contains the following coding sequences:
- the LOC136546156 gene encoding zinc finger BED domain-containing protein RICESLEEPER 1-like has protein sequence MHCHQIFNCCSTSSLWNHQAKCSPGIQIQKRQKLHEQTSLPSIQKSTAAANFDPKQKKLPFQPSSLRKGSGTAHAMDKQDALPDTPTDTNGKNQEAIQNGSHEEPAAPEQKNLGLPVISTDQNQKNQGTDQKISYEELVRKFAMDGHATRMVEQDDFWKLVAHPNPVVKIPSHIDLMRKTFNLFEQEKTNLKEKLATLPCRVCLSAYIWQYNPLWAFLCLTVHYIDDEWKKQKKIIKFCSVRPSCSAEDLSYTILRAIGDWGLDDKVFSIILDDAFIDDSVASNVKTSLQKRNKVAANRSLYVARYATHLLDEVIQVGLDELDTIMENSTKCSRMYPTPSLAHYPKCRYASVSTWTKAQKICKYLEDFHRYKVLVHKFPSPDNLFDKVWNVKEKVLRNCDVDRFKTHWQVYLREKEGISIMRRNMEKKFNKCWKVCFLHFCMPMVMDPKCRLERIKSHIQPFTIESMYTVDSDIDDYICEVHDTLLNLYGEYSNKDQEPDCSSWSKIRTGECIGRDILHELYISSKYPYGQRPLTELDHYLQEAQHPTGKFSVLQWWKEHSLTYPSISRMARDILALPCSTDCKAAIRTARLVLSLSGTTSVESTVSLQN, from the exons ATGCACTGCCACCAGATCTTCAACTGTTGCAGCACCTCTAGCCTTTGGAATCACCAGGCCAAGTGCAGCCCTGGGATTCAAATTCAGAAGAGGCAAAAGCTTCATGAACAAACATCTCTTCCGTCTATTCAGAAGAGCACAGCAGCAGCCAATTTTGATCCAAAGCAGAAGAAGCTCCCATTCCAGCCATCCAGCCTCAGGAAAGGCTCAGGCACAGCACATGCAATGGACAAGCAGGATGCCTTGCCTGACACTCCCACAGACACAAATGGGAAGAATCAGGAGGCTATTCAGAATGGGTCTCATGAGGAACCTGCAGCACCTGAGCAGAAGAATCTAGGTCTGCCAGTTATTTCCACTGATCAGAATCAGAAGAATCAAGGAACTGATCAGAAGATTTCTTATGAAGAACTTGTAAGGAAATTTGCCATGGACGGACATGCAACAAGGATGGTGGAACAAGATGACTTTTGGAAGCTTGTTGCTCACCCGAACCCTGTGGTCAAGATTCCATCCCACATTGACCTGATGAGGAAGACCTTTAACTTGTTTGAGCAAGAAAAGACCAATCTGAAGGAGAAGTTAGCAACTTTACCATGTCGAGTTTGCCTGAGTGCATATATTTGGCAATACAATCCACTGTGGGCATTCTTGTGCCTGACTGTTCACTATATCGATGATGAATGGAAGAAGCAGAAAAAGATCATCAAATTTTGCTCTGTCCGTCCCTCTTGCAGTGCAGAAGATTTAAGTTATACTATATTGCGAGCTATTGGAGATTGGGGTCTTGATGACAAAGTTTTCAGCATTATACTGGATGACGCATTCATTGATGATTCAGTGGCTTCAAATGTCAAAACCAGTCTTCAGAAAAGGAACAAAGTTGCTGCAAATCGGAGCTTGTATGTGGCACGTTATGCAACTCATTTACTTGATGAGGTTATTCAGGTGGGGCTGGATGAACTTGACACAATAATGGAGAATTCCACGAAGTGTTCCAGGATGTATCCCACCCCTTCACTAGCACATTATCCCAAGTGCAGATATGCATCAGTGTCTACTTGGACAAAAGCACAGAAAATTTGTAAATACTTGGAAGACTTTCATAGATACAAGGTCTTGGTCCACAAATTTCCTAGTCCAGATAATCTGTTTGATAAGGTGTGGAATGTCAAGGAAAAGGTGCTTCGCAATTGTGATGTTGATAGGTTCAAGACACACTGGCAAGTCTACTTACGTGAGAAGGAGGGAATTTCAATTATGAGGCGGAATATGGAAAAGAAGTTCAATAAATGCTGGAAAGTCTGTTTCTTGCATTTTTGTATGCCTATGGTCATGGATCCTAAATGCCGTCTGGAACGCATCAAGTCACACATACAACCGTTCACTATAGAGAGTATGTATACTGTCGACAGCGACATAGATGATTATATTTGCGAAGTGCATGATACATTGCTTAACCTCTATGGTGAATATTCAAACAAGGACCAAGAACCTGACTGCAGTTCTTGGTCTAAAATTAGGACGGGAGAGTGCATAGGCAGAGATATTCTgcatgagttatatatatctagtaAATACCCGTATGGTCAGCGACCACTGACTGAACTTGATCATTACTTGCAAGAGGCACAACATCCAACAGGTAAGTTCAGTGTTCTCCAATGGTGGAAGGAACACAGCCTAACCTATCCTTCAATTAGTCGGATGGCACGCGATATATTGGCACTACCATGCAGTACTGACTGCAAGGCAGCAATAAGAACTGCGAGACTAGTACTGTCCTTGTCAG GTACTACAAGTGTGGAGTCAACCGTTAGTCTTCAAAATTGA